CCCCCGCTTCACCCTTCGGCTTGCCGGTAAATGATGGTGGTGCTGCCCACGACGATCCGCGAGCCGTCGCGGAGCGTAGCGCGGGTGGTGTGCTGTCCGTCCACCACGATGCCGTTGGTGGAACCGAGATCCTGGATCGTCGAGGGCGAACCGGTCCGGATCTCACAGTGCCGGCGGGAGACGCCGGGGTCGTCGATCCGCACGTCGGCCTCGGTGCTGCGGCCCAGTACGAGCGTCCCGCGCGAGATCTGATGGCGGGTGCCGTTGATCTCGATCCAGTGCCGGGCGCGCGACCCGGGCTGCGGGGCCCCGGCCAGGCCTCCGCCCGCGCCGCCGGGACGCTGGGCGCCTGCGGCGGGCGGGTAGCCGTAGCCGCCGGGACGGCCGCCCGCGGCGCCGGGCGGCGGAGCGGACGGCATGGGCGGAGCGGCGGCGGCGCCGGCCCCGGGATACCCGGGACCACCCGGGCCGCCGGGCCGTTGCCGGCCGCCTGCGGCGGGCGCCTGATCCGGTGCCTGCGCCTGGCTGCTGGAGGAGGCGAGCGTACGGCTGCGCACCCGGTACAGGCCGGTGTCGAGGTCTTCGGCCTTCTCCAGGTTGACCTTGATCGGTCCCATGAAGGTGTACCGCTGCTGCTTGGCGTAGTCGCGCACCATGCCGGCGAGCTCGTCGCCGAGCTGGCCGGAGTAGGGGCTGAGCCGCTCGTAGTCCGGCGTGCTCAGCTCTACGATGAAGTCGTTGGGGACGACGGTGCGGTCCCGGTTCCAGATCGTCGCGTTGTTGTCGCACTCGCGCTGGAGCGCGCCGGCGATCTCCACGGGCTGGACCTCGGACTTGAAGACCTTGGCGAAGGTGCCGTTGACCAGACCCTCGAGACGCTGCTCGAACTTCTTCAGGACTCCCATGGGGCACCTCCTCCGTAGTGGCTGCCGTCGAGTGCCGTGCTGCTGACCGTGCTGACCGTGCTGCCTACCTGGTACTGCTTACTGATCGTATCCACGCGCCGGTGAATCGGCTGGTTCCCCCTGTCGGCCCCGTCGACGGGTGTCGACGCCCTCTTGCGCACCTGCCGCACACACTCGCTTCTGCCCAGGATCGTAAAGGCGGCCGTGGACCAGTGTCCCGCACCTGACTGTGCTCCTGGTCCGGCCCCTGGAGAGACGATCGCCATAGGTACGAGGTTGATACGTGAACCAGTCACCGCCGAGACGTACGACGTTCGCTACGAGGTTCCTACAGGTCCCGGACGCAGTTCGTGCGGTGCTCGCACGGGGCTGTCGACCGTCTCCCACCTGGTCCCTGCCCGCGAAAAAGGGATGTGAACGCACCCTGGACCGCGTGCTAATGTTCTGCATGTCGGAAGGCGCGCGGGCCGAAAAGCCCACAAACCCGAGGACACACCCAATGCGCGGGTGGCGGAATAGGCAGACGCGCTGGATTCAGGTTCCAGTGCCCGCAAGGGCGTGGGGGTTCAACTCCCCCCTCGCGCACCAGCTGAAAGCCCCACAGGTCTAGAACCTGTGGGGCTTTCGCATGTTCCGGTGCGGGTGGTTGGTCGAGCGGGCTTGGGTGGCTGCGGTCTCAGGCGGTCCTGGGTGGTCCCAGATGGTCCGAGGTGGGTGATCGCTGGCCATGGTTGCTCACGGTGTGTGAGGAACATCTCAGGGTTGTGGTGGCCGGGTGGCGGGCTGTGGTGGGCCGTGACGGTTGGGGGTGGCTGGGGGTGTCAGGGGGAGGATTGGTCGGGCCGGGTTGTGGGCGTGTTTCACGTGAAACGCCGGGGTGGGCATGTTTCACGTGAAACATGAGGGTCGGTGGTTGGTCGGCTCTGGGTGGTGGGTGGTGGTGGGCTGGACGAACCAACGTCGGCTGAAGGCCGTACGGCCCAGGTGGTGAAGGACAGTTGCCGTGGTGGGAGGGGCTGCGCAGCGGGGGACGGTGAACGAGTTGTCCACATGTGGGGAGTTGTCCACAGGGGCTGCCGCTATTCGGCCGCCGGGCTGTACGGTCTGCACGAGTTGATGATCGGCTCGTCGAGCCGACGTACGTACGTGTGCGGGGGAGGCGGTCATGGCGACCGAGGCAGTCGATGGTGCCGGTACCGGTGTTGGTGCAGAGGTGGGGATCGGCGAGGCGCGCAGGCTTCCTCGGGTGCGTGGATTTGCCGAGTGGCCCGTCGAGCGGTCGGCCGAGGGGGCGGGACCGCGGTCGCCCAAGGATGAGGGCAGGGCGCTGCGCGGCAAGGTCGCGCGGTCGGTGCACGCCGTACTCGACCTGGACGCGTCCCGGCCGGACGCGGTGACGGCGGTCGAGGAGTCCAGCCAGGGCCGCATTCCGGAGTTGACGCCGATAAGGGTCGGCCGGATGGCGGCGACACCGTTCGCGTTCCTGCGTGGCTCGGCGGGGCTCATGGCGTACGACCTGGCCCGCACTCCCATGACCGGGATCCGCGCCCAGATCTGTGGTGACGCCCACGCCGCCAACTTCGGCCTGTACGGGGACGCGCGGGGCGGACTGGTCATCGACCTGAACGACTTCGACGAGACGGTCGACGGGCCCTGGGAGTGGGACCTCAAGCGCCTCGCCGCGTCCCTGGTGCTCGCGGGCCGGGAGGCCGGCGCGGACGAGGACACCTGCCGCAAGGCGGCCCACGGCGCGGCCGGTTCCTACCGTCGCACCATGCGGCTCCTGGCCAGGCTGCCGGTGCTGGACGCGTGGAACGCCATCGCCGACGAGGAACTGGTCTCCCACACCGACGCCCACGACCTGCTGGGCACCCTGGAACGGGTCGCGGAGAAGGCGCGGGCCAACACCAGCGGCCGGTTCGCGGCGAAGTCGACCGAGCCGACGGAGAACGGCGGCCGCCGCTTCGTCGACGCGGCGCCGGTGCTGCGCCGTGTTCCGGACGCGGAGGCCGCCTCGGTGACCGCGTCCCTGGAGCAGTACCTGACCACCCTGTCCGAGGACCGCCACCCCCTCCTGGCCCGCCACGCCGTCCACGACGTCGCCTTCCGCATCGTCGGCACGGGCAGCGTGGGCATGAGGTCGTACGTGGTGCTGTTGCTGGACCACCGGGGCGAGCCGCTCATCCTCCAGGTGAAGGAGGCCCGCGCGTCGGCCCTGGTCCCGCACCTGCTGACGGCCGGTTTCGAGGCGCCGGAGGTGGACCACGAGGGCCGCCGGGTGGTGCTCGGCCAGAAGCGCATGCAGGTTGTCAGCGACGTCCTGCTGGGCTGGACGACGGTCGATGGACGTCCCTTCCAGGTAAGGCAGTTCCGCAACCGCAAGGGCAGCGTCGACCCGTCCGCGCTCGCCGCCGACCAGGTCGACGACTACGGCCGCATGACCGGCGCCCTCCTGGCCCGCGCCCACTCCCACAGCGCCGACCCGCGCCTGATCTCCGGCTACTGCGGCAAGAACGAGGAACTCGACGAGGCGATCGCGACGTTCGCCGTCGCCTACGCCGACCGTACCGAGGCCGACCACACCGACCTGGTCGCGGCGGTACGGGCGGGGCGGATCGCGGCGGAGACGGGGGTATGAGGAGGGTCCCCGGCGGACCGTGGACGGTGGGCAGCGTTGGTTCGGGTGGCGTTGGCCTAGGCTGGTCGGGTGACGACCCCCGAAGCTGAGCAGCCACGGCCCGAGGCGCGGCTGGAGCAGGCCGTGCGGGCCGCCGAGCAGGCGTTGATCGAGTTCGAGATCGCGGTGGAGACCTTCCGCGTCGAGGTCGAGAACTTCTCGCGGCTCCACCACCAGAAACTCGGTCCGATGTACGCCCGGCTCGACGAGCTGGAGGCGCAGATCGCCGAGGCCAAGGCTGCCCGCACCGGTGCCCCGGAGGACCTGCGCAAGGCCGCCGAGGCGCGGGCGCGGGTGCTGCCGATGCCCGGGGTCGAGGAGCTGTTCCACGGCTGGATGGACGGCGAAGGGCTGTTCCCGGAGGCTGCGGCGATGCTCACGGACCAGTCGGTCCGGCCCCCGGAGCGGGTGCGGCCCAGTGAGGGGGCTCGCAAGCTGTACCGCGAGCTGGCCCGCAAGGCCCACCCCGACCTGGCGCAGGAGGATGCCGAGCGGGCCCGGCGCGAGGAGTTCATCACCCGGGTGAACGCGGCCTACGCCCGTGGCGACGAGGTACTCCTGCGGGAGCTGGCCGAGGAGTGGGCGGCCGGTCCGGTGCCCGCGGAGCGCAGCCCGAGCCCCAGCGAGGAGCTCTACGCCCGCCTCGAGTGGC
The Streptomyces sp. NBC_01485 genome window above contains:
- a CDS encoding DUF2252 domain-containing protein; translation: MATEAVDGAGTGVGAEVGIGEARRLPRVRGFAEWPVERSAEGAGPRSPKDEGRALRGKVARSVHAVLDLDASRPDAVTAVEESSQGRIPELTPIRVGRMAATPFAFLRGSAGLMAYDLARTPMTGIRAQICGDAHAANFGLYGDARGGLVIDLNDFDETVDGPWEWDLKRLAASLVLAGREAGADEDTCRKAAHGAAGSYRRTMRLLARLPVLDAWNAIADEELVSHTDAHDLLGTLERVAEKARANTSGRFAAKSTEPTENGGRRFVDAAPVLRRVPDAEAASVTASLEQYLTTLSEDRHPLLARHAVHDVAFRIVGTGSVGMRSYVVLLLDHRGEPLILQVKEARASALVPHLLTAGFEAPEVDHEGRRVVLGQKRMQVVSDVLLGWTTVDGRPFQVRQFRNRKGSVDPSALAADQVDDYGRMTGALLARAHSHSADPRLISGYCGKNEELDEAIATFAVAYADRTEADHTDLVAAVRAGRIAAETGV
- a CDS encoding J domain-containing protein, whose translation is MTTPEAEQPRPEARLEQAVRAAEQALIEFEIAVETFRVEVENFSRLHHQKLGPMYARLDELEAQIAEAKAARTGAPEDLRKAAEARARVLPMPGVEELFHGWMDGEGLFPEAAAMLTDQSVRPPERVRPSEGARKLYRELARKAHPDLAQEDAERARREEFITRVNAAYARGDEVLLRELAEEWAAGPVPAERSPSPSEELYARLEWLAQRKEMLTLVARELEDSAIGSMLRMAPDDPDRLLDEIADKLLADVAARETELAELVG
- a CDS encoding DUF3662 and FHA domain-containing protein, which produces MGVLKKFEQRLEGLVNGTFAKVFKSEVQPVEIAGALQRECDNNATIWNRDRTVVPNDFIVELSTPDYERLSPYSGQLGDELAGMVRDYAKQQRYTFMGPIKVNLEKAEDLDTGLYRVRSRTLASSSSQAQAPDQAPAAGGRQRPGGPGGPGYPGAGAAAAPPMPSAPPPGAAGGRPGGYGYPPAAGAQRPGGAGGGLAGAPQPGSRARHWIEINGTRHQISRGTLVLGRSTEADVRIDDPGVSRRHCEIRTGSPSTIQDLGSTNGIVVDGQHTTRATLRDGSRIVVGSTTIIYRQAEG